From Erigeron canadensis isolate Cc75 chromosome 8, C_canadensis_v1, whole genome shotgun sequence, one genomic window encodes:
- the LOC122610474 gene encoding LOW QUALITY PROTEIN: putative leucine-rich repeat receptor-like protein kinase At2g19210 (The sequence of the model RefSeq protein was modified relative to this genomic sequence to represent the inferred CDS: substituted 1 base at 1 genomic stop codon), which yields MKMFQSFGFFPTLVLLGFLTSVLVHAQDGDQSGFISIDCGSLEAYTDNLTGINYTPDAGFIDSGEVHNVLSIYNLLIIDTQLNTLTSFPVNTRNCYTLQPTQGKGYRYLIRARFMYGNYDLKGELPAFDIYLGADYWDTIKFNSFSKPVTIEIIHVLSSDYVHICLVNTGHGTPFISTIELRLLANKMYTEIDIESLYLFARANFGTAFGTIRCTNFSFIYSPYRYKADKYDRLWSPFNPPNSTSIYTSDKVVAGLWTTIDPPSEVMRDAISPKYPKDSLDLKWTPDNTSDKFIIYMHFAEIEILKKNQTREFNIYLNGNISFGPFSPLNHTVTTIRSTEPETIAPTYLLTINKTKGSTLPPIINAIELYTLKQLQQRHTDDHDAATMWSIKSTYNVAKNWQGDPCTPYKYVWNGIKCSYNDTKYSRIVSLNLSNSGLNGVIYHGLANLTMMHTLDLSNNNITGTVPDFLSGMNSLTVLNLKGNNFVGPIPAGLLAKASKGSLTLRFGSHLHNQKNYDDISTGDVASSCGRSNCKSKKDNKFVVPVITTVASFIVILLAFIAILLIKNQKEQGMRNTALXIYSKRRGMGPEIRKQQYTYSEVQSITDNFNVVIGRGGFGTVYHGYIGDTQVAVKMLSTSSQQGDKEFQAEAYLLLSVHHKNLTSLVGYCNDESHKGIIYEYMANGNLENHLFDTSSSVLDWEQRLQIGCDAANGLQYLHHGCKPPIVHRDVKCTNILLNETLQAKLADFGLSRAFPAEGGTHISTVIAGTPGYLDPEYYTSNRLTEKSDVYSFGVVLLVIITGKPAIIKYETDNIHISRWVNLRLAEGDVKNIVDSSILGDFDINSAWKAVELAMACVAHTPSRRPTMNEVVMELNDCLATERARQEAKPKTLSALTSLNLENVQVQVPNPS from the exons atgaaaatgtttCAAAGCTTTGGCTTTTTTCCAACCTTGGTTCTTCTTGGTTTTCTTACATCAGTATTGGTTCATGCCCAGGATGGGGATCAATCAG GATTTATAAGCATAGATTGTGGAAGTCTTGAAGCCTACACAGATAATCTAACGGGCATTAATTACACACCGGATGCAGGTTTTATCGACAGTGGTGAAGTCCATAACGTATTGTCGATATATAACTTGCTTATCATTGATACACAACTTAACACACTCACAAGTTTTCCTGTAAACACTAGAAACTGCTACACCCTACAACCAACCCAAGGAAAGGGTTATAGGTATCTCATAAGAGCACGATTTATGTACGGGAATTATGACTTAAAGGGGGAGCTTCCAGCGTTTGATATATATCTTGGGGCTGATTACTGGGATACGATTAAGTTTAATTCGTTTTCTAAACCAGTAACCATTGAAATTATACATGTCTTGTCATCAGACTATGTACATATTTGTCTGGTAAATACAGGACATGGAACACCTTTCATATCAACAATAGAACTGCGGCTTCTGGCAAATAAAATGTATACAGAAATTGATATCGAATCATTATACCTTTTTGCAAGAGCAAATTTTGGAACTGCATTTGGAACAATCAG ATGTACTAACTTCAGTTTTATTTATTCGCCATATAGGTACAAGGCTGACAAGTATGATCGACTGTGGAGTCCATTTAATCCGCCTAATAGTACTAGCATATACACTTCAGATAAGGTTGTTGCAGGACTTTGGACAACCATTGACCCGCCATCAGAGGTCATGAGGGATGCCATCTCTCCAAAATATCCGAAGGATTCGCTAGATTTAAAATGGACGCCAGATAATACCagtgataaatttatcatttaCATGCACTTTGCTGAAAttgaaatattgaaaaaaaatcagACCAGAGAGTTCAACATTTACCTAAATGGAAACATCTCATTTGGACCTTTCTCTCCGCTAAATCACACAGTCACCACTATCCGTAGCACAGAACCTGAGACAATAGCACCCACATATTTactaacaataaataaaactaaaggaTCAACCCTTCCCCCAATCATCAATGCTATCGAGCTTTATACTTTAAAGCAGCTCCAACAAAGACACACAGATGACCACGATG ctGCTACAATGTGGAGCATTAAGTCAACTTACAACGTTGCAAAAAACTGGCAAGGAGATCCATGTACTCCATATAAATATGTTTGGAATGGTATCAAATGCAGCTACAATGATACCAAATATTCGAGGATCGTGTCGTT GAACTTGTCTAACAGTGGCTTGAACGGCGTAATATATCATGGGTTAGCTAATCTCACAATGATGCATACCCT GGATCTGTCAAATAATAACATAACAGGAACTGTGCCGGATTTTCTCTCTGGAATGAACTCCCTAACAGTCCT CAATCTAAAAGGAAACAATTTTGTCGGGCCAATTCCAGCAGGGCTTCTAGCAAAGGCGAGCAAGGGTTCATTGACCTTAAGGTTCGGTAGCCATTTGCATAACCAAAAAAA TTATGATGACATAAGTACGGGAGATGTTGCAAGTTCTTGCGGAAGGAGTAACTGTAAAAGTAAGAAGGATAACAAATTCGTTGTTCCAGTAATAACAACAGTTGCATCATTCATTGTGATCTTGTTGGCATTCATCGCTATATTGTtgattaaaaaccaaaaagagcAAGGTATGAGAAACACTGCTCTTTAAATCTATA GCAAAAGAAGAGGCATGGGGCCGGAAATAAGAAAACAGCAGTACACTTACTCAGAGGTACAAAGCATCACTGACAATTTCAACGTTGTTATCGGGAGAGGAGGATTTGGAACAGTTTACCATGGATATATCGGTGATACCCAAGTTGCTGTGAAGATGCTTTCCACCTCATCTCAACAAGGGGACAAGGAATTTCAGGCAGAG GCTTATCTCCTTCTGAGTGTTCATCATAAAAACTTGACTTCACTTGTTGGGTACTGCAATGATGAAAGCCACAAGGGAATCATCTATGAGTACATGGCTAACGGAAACTTGGAAAACCATCTATTCG ATACAAGTTCGAGTGTCTTGGATTGGGAACAAAGGCTACAAATAGGATGCGATGCAGCAAATG GGCTACAGTACCTGCATCATGGTTGCAAGCCACCGATAGTCCATAGAGACGTCAAGTGTACCAACATCTTACTGAATGAAACACTTCAAGCGAAATTAGCAGACTTTGGGCTGTCCAGGGCTTTTCCAGCAGAAGGGGGTACCCATATATCAACAGTAATTGCTGGCACTCCTGGTTACCTCGACCCTGA GTACTACACGTCAAACAGGTTGACTGAAAAAAGTGATGTTTATAGCTTCGGAGTTGTGCTTCTAGTGATAATTACAGGCAAACCAGCAATAATCAAATATGAAACCGATAACATTCACATAAGTCGATGGGTCAATTTAAGGCTAGCAGAGGGGGATGTGAAAAACATTGTGGATTCTAGTATACTTGGGGATTTTGACATCAATTCAGCATGGAAGGCAGTGGAACTGGCAATGGCCTGTGTTGCCCACACACCAAGCAGAAGACCAACCATGAATGAAGTGGTAATGGAGTTAAATGATTGTTTGGCGACAGAAAGAGCTCGTCAGGAGGCCAAACCAAAGACTTTATCGGCACTCACGTCTCTAAATTTGGAGAATGTGCAAGTTCAAGTTCCAAACCCAAGTTAG